The sequence TGCACGCCGACCACTGCATCGACATGTGCGCCTACTTCGTCGTGCGCTACTACCCCCACGGCGGCGGCCGCCCCCGGCCCCTCCCGGTCTACGGCCCCGAGGGCACCGAGCAGCGGCTGACCGCGGCCCACGGAGACACCCCCTCGGACCGGGCGATGAGCGAGGTCTTCGACTTCCACACCCTCAAGCCGGGGTCCTTCGAGATCGGCCCGTTCTCGGTCCGTACGGAGAAGCTCCGCCACCCCGTCGACACCTTCGGCATCCGGGTCGAGCACGGCGGCTCCTCACTCGCCTACTCCGGTGACACGGGGACCTGCGACGCGCTGGAGGAGCTGGCCCGGGACGTGGACCTCTTCCTCTGCGAGGCGTCCTTCGTCGACGGCAAGGAGGACATCCCCGACCTGCACCTCAACGGCCGCG is a genomic window of Streptomyces sp. YPW6 containing:
- a CDS encoding MBL fold metallo-hydrolase, producing MKLTVVGCSGSFPSKGSACSSYLVEADGFRLLLDMGNGALGELQRHVGLYDLDAIFLSHLHADHCIDMCAYFVVRYYPHGGGRPRPLPVYGPEGTEQRLTAAHGDTPSDRAMSEVFDFHTLKPGSFEIGPFSVRTEKLRHPVDTFGIRVEHGGSSLAYSGDTGTCDALEELARDVDLFLCEASFVDGKEDIPDLHLNGREAGEAAARAGARRLVLTHIPPWTDADRNAADARAAYPGPVELAVPGAVYEI